The Pyrus communis chromosome 9, drPyrComm1.1, whole genome shotgun sequence genome has a segment encoding these proteins:
- the LOC137745090 gene encoding cytoplasmic tRNA 2-thiolation protein 2 encodes MACSASGCESNCYKTQQEEDEDVKDNNNYKSISTNTRNNNSNSNLCLKCKANQPISSNTNGGGDDARFCADCFRGNLFGKFRFAVTSNAMISPTDNVLVAFSGGPSSRVALQFVHEMHNKAQKNFDASRDRSLPVFGVGVAFVDESSVYSVPSGEVENAIEDIRLIVEDLAPPTKELHVVPIESVYSSDSGDGRGRLNQLLEAVPDATGKEDLLLHMRMLALQKVASEKGYNRLVLGSCISRIACHVITATVKGQGYSLPADIQYVDARWEIPVLLPLRDCLARELTMLCRLDGLKTVELMRSPSTGINGLVSSFVTLLQEENPSRECTIVRTAGKLIPFHFNGIQEINDSKVSLETRRRLKRYNLKPNESFSSESFCFICNSPLSRSDLLSLKNFEDHKTSSVCCLSCQFQILPEGPSSINQFFTLFPRQLAARAKHDDLDHYSVLREQIQDCLLSEGEDET; translated from the exons ATGGCGTGCAGTGCTTCAGGTTGCGAATCAAATTGCTACAAAACccaacaagaagaagatgaagatgtcaAAGACAACAACAATTACAAATCAATTTCTACAAACACTAGAAACAACAACAGCAACAGTAATTTGTGCCTCAAGTGCAAGGCCAATCAACCCATCTCTTCCAACACCAACGGCGGCGGCGACGATGCGCGCTTCTGTGCCGATTGCTTCCGCGGCAATCTCTTCGGGAAGTTCAGGTTCGCTGTCACCTCCAACGCCATGATTTCTCCTACTGACAATGTCCTCGTTGCCTTCTCCGGTGGCCCTTCTTCCAG GGTTGCTTTGCAGTTTGTACATGAGATGCATAATAAAGCACAGAAGAATTTCGATGCAAGTAGGGATAGATCGTTGCCAGTTTTTGGGGTTGGAGTTGCATTTGTTGATGAGAGTTCTGTTTATTCTGTTCCGTCTGGTGAAGTAGAAAACGCAATTGAAGATATTAGATTGATCGTGGAAGACCTAGCTCCACCAACAAAAGAACTGCATGTTGTACCAATTGAAAGTGTATACTCTTCAGATTCTGGTGATGGAAGGGGTAGATTAAATCAGTTGTTAGAAGCTGTTCCAGATGCTACTGGGAAAGAAgatcttttgcttcacatgcgGATGTTGGCATTGCAAAAG gtTGCCTCTGAAAAGGGATACAACAGACTTGTGCTCGGATCATGCATATCAAGGATCGCTTGCCATGTTATTACAGCCACTGTCAAG GGCCAAGGATATTCTTTACCAGCTGATATACAATATGTTGATGCAAGGTGGGAGATCCCAGTGTTACTTCCTCTTCGTGATTGTCTTGCACGAGAGCTGACCATGCTTTGCCGCCTTGATGG TCTAAAAACTGTGGAGTTGATGAGAAGTCCTAGTACTGGAATAAACGGCTTGGTCTCATCATTCGTGACACTTTTGCAG GAAGAAAATCCTTCTCGAGAGTGCACAATTGTGAGAACTGCTGGAAAGCTTATCCCATTTCATTTTAACGGAATTCAAGAGATAAATGACTCGAAGGTTTCTTTGGAAACTCGAAGGCGTCTGAAGAGATATAACCTTAAACCTAATGAATCTTTTTCCTCAGAGTCATTCTGCTTTATCTGCAATAGCCCACTCAGCCGATCTGACTTGCTAAGTTTGAAGAATTTTGAGGACCACAAAACAAGTTCTGTCTGCTGTTTAAGCTGCCAGTTTCAGATACTTCCTGAAGGCCCCTCATCAATAAATCAATTTTTTACTCTTTTTCCTCGGCAGCTGGCTGCTCGAGCAAAGCATGACGATCTTGACCATTACAGTGTCCTCAG GGAACAAATACAAGATTGCTTGCTCTCAGAAGGTGAAGATGAGACTTGA
- the LOC137745708 gene encoding uncharacterized protein translates to MGLPDGSGDLLSEMDGDAFRRLFPLQFYESHFVKSTRPDGRSLTEARETSSALGAVASADGSALVKIGSTTMLAAIKMEVMTPPTESPDEGCIAIDFHMPPICSPTVRPGRPADAAPVVSKQLSDTILSSGLINLKELSLISGKAAWMAYLDIYCLDADGALFDAALLSAVAAFSHLQIPVVSMNDEGKVVVMSEEQGGKEAVNNGKRKLTLSSIPFSLTCILHKKYILADPTAEEESIMETLVTVVLDSSGQLVSLYKPGGPVLAYTSAIQDCVALTRQRARELQAILDEAISGMEVD, encoded by the exons ATGGGGCTTCCAGATGGTTCTGGGGATTTGCTGTCCGAAATGGACGGGGATGCTTTCAGACGTCTATTTCCTCTTCAGTTTTATGAGAGCCATTTTGTTAAATCTACACGCCCTGATGGCAGGTCACTAACCGAAGCTAGAGAGACTTCTTCAGCCCTTG GTGCAGTTGCATCTGCTGATGGGTCAGCATTAGTAAAGATTGGTTCAACT ACAATGCTGGCTGCAATAAAAATGGAAGTCATGACCCCTCCAACAGAGTCACCAGATGAAGGCTGCATAG CAATTGATTTCCACATGCCTCCAATTTGTTCTCCAACTGTTAGGCCTGGCAGGCCTGCTGATGCAGCACCGGTTGTGTCGAAGCAGCTATCTGACACTATTTTAAG TTCTGGCTTGATTAATTTGAAGGAGCTATCCTTAATCAGTGGAAAAGCTGCTTGGATGGCCTACTTG GACATATATTGTTTGGATGCTGATGGTGCTCTTTTCGATGCAGCTTTGCTGTCAGCAGTTGCTGCCTTTTCTCACT TGCAGATTCCGGTAGTTTCGATgaatgatgaaggaaaagtaGTAGTTATGTCTGAGGAGCAAGGTGGGAAGGAGGCAGTCAATAACGGGAAGAGGAAACTCACACTAAGCAGTATTCCATTTTCATTGACGTGCATACTTCATAAGAAATACATCTTGGCTGACCCTACAGCAGAGGAAGAGTCCATCATGGAAACTCTTGTAACTGTGGTTTTGGATTCATCCGGTCAACTTGTGTCTCTTTACAAGCCTGGTGGACCAGTTCTTGCCTATACCTCAGCTATCCAG GACTGTGTTGCACTGACTAGACAAAGAGCGAGGGAGCTTCAGGCGATTTTAGATGAAGCCATCTCTGGTATGGAGGTTGATTAG